In a single window of the Mycobacterium bourgelatii genome:
- a CDS encoding thioesterase family protein, translating into MTDSYYELIDDADPLGEKFRATDLARGTWSAAIQHGAPVSALLVRALERVARRDDTRLSRVVIDLLGAVPAEGDLWVRSQLDRGGKQIELVSAEMLALGPDGEPRPVARASGWRLQHQDTQAVAHAAAPPPRPRSEAQDRNLAAMKWDRNYVHSLEWLWLTEPLRPGPGESWIKPIADLVTGETMTPLERLFAVADCANGIGSKLDITKWTFLNTDLAVHVFRVPEGEWIGIRAETSYGPDGIGTTIGTLFDEQGAVGAIQQSVLVRKRPERQS; encoded by the coding sequence ATGACCGACTCCTACTACGAGCTGATCGACGACGCCGATCCGCTGGGCGAGAAGTTCCGGGCCACGGACCTGGCCCGAGGCACCTGGTCGGCGGCGATACAGCACGGCGCACCGGTGTCGGCGTTGCTGGTCCGTGCGCTGGAACGCGTCGCCCGACGCGACGACACCAGGCTCAGCCGCGTGGTCATCGATTTGTTGGGTGCGGTGCCCGCGGAAGGGGACCTGTGGGTTCGGTCGCAACTCGACCGCGGCGGCAAGCAGATCGAATTGGTGAGCGCCGAAATGCTGGCGCTCGGCCCCGACGGCGAGCCGCGCCCGGTCGCGCGGGCCAGCGGCTGGCGCTTGCAGCACCAAGACACCCAGGCCGTCGCGCACGCTGCGGCGCCCCCGCCCCGGCCAAGATCCGAGGCGCAGGACCGCAATCTCGCGGCCATGAAATGGGACCGCAACTACGTGCACAGCCTGGAATGGCTCTGGCTGACCGAACCGCTGCGCCCCGGTCCTGGCGAGTCCTGGATCAAGCCGATAGCCGACCTGGTCACCGGGGAGACGATGACGCCGCTGGAACGGCTGTTCGCGGTTGCCGACTGCGCCAACGGCATCGGAAGCAAGCTCGACATCACCAAATGGACGTTCCTCAACACCGATCTGGCCGTGCATGTGTTCCGGGTCCCCGAGGGCGAATGGATCGGTATTCGAGCCGAGACCAGCTACGGTCCCGACGGCATCGGGACAACGATCGGAACACTGTTCGACGAGCAAGGCGCGGTCGGGGCGATTCAACAGTCCGTGTTGGTCCGCAAGCGTCCGGAGAGGCAGTCATGA
- a CDS encoding TetR/AcrR family transcriptional regulator has translation MASETGLSRREELLAVATKLFAARGYHGTRMDDVADVVGLNKATVYHYYASKSLILFDIYRQAAEGTLAALHDDPSWTAREALYQYTARLLVGIADNPERAAVYFQEQPYITEWFTPEQVAEVREKEAQVYEHVHGVIDRGIASGEFYECDSHVVALGYIGMTLGSYRWLRPHGRRTAEEIAAEFSKALLRGLIRDETIRTTSPLGS, from the coding sequence ATGGCATCTGAAACCGGGCTCTCCCGCCGTGAGGAGTTGCTGGCCGTCGCGACCAAGCTGTTCGCGGCACGTGGGTATCACGGAACGCGGATGGACGACGTTGCCGACGTGGTCGGCTTGAACAAGGCGACGGTCTACCACTACTACGCCAGCAAATCGCTGATCCTCTTCGACATTTATCGCCAGGCGGCCGAAGGCACGCTGGCCGCCCTGCACGACGACCCGTCCTGGACGGCGCGCGAGGCGCTGTACCAATACACGGCGCGACTGCTGGTCGGTATCGCGGACAATCCGGAGCGCGCGGCCGTGTACTTCCAGGAGCAGCCCTACATCACCGAGTGGTTCACGCCCGAACAGGTGGCAGAGGTCCGGGAGAAGGAAGCCCAGGTCTACGAGCACGTGCACGGCGTGATCGACCGCGGGATCGCCAGTGGCGAGTTCTATGAGTGCGACTCCCACGTGGTGGCGCTGGGCTACATCGGGATGACGTTAGGCAGCTACCGCTGGCTGCGCCCGCACGGACGGCGCACCGCCGAGGAGATTGCCGCCGAGTTCAGTAAGGCGCTGCTGCGCGGGTTGATCCGCGACGAGACGATTCGAACGACGTCGCCGCTGGGTTCCTGA
- a CDS encoding LLM class F420-dependent oxidoreductase — MRFAITHPMHSHPYNPELASGDGIATVAAAAEAAGFAGFGFTDHPAPSQRWLEAGGHDALDPFVALGFAAARTSTLRLIPNIVVLPYRNPFVVAKSGATLDLLSGGRFTLAVGVGYLKREFSALGVSYDERAELFEEALQVIRAIWTTDDISYEGKHFSARGITAHPRPVSQPNPPIWIGGNTAAARQRVVDYGDGWCPFPAPAGLARTAGTASIDSLEKLAAGIDDLRRRLDAAGKDSSAIDITFSNFEGGFPGSESFNADAYLGGLDKLAALGVTWVQVHLPGDSMAHVLDSIEQFRTQVIDVI; from the coding sequence ATGCGTTTCGCCATCACCCACCCGATGCACAGTCATCCCTACAACCCTGAATTGGCGAGCGGGGACGGCATCGCGACGGTGGCGGCGGCGGCCGAGGCGGCCGGTTTTGCCGGGTTCGGCTTCACCGACCACCCGGCCCCGTCGCAGCGGTGGCTGGAAGCCGGTGGTCACGACGCCCTAGACCCGTTCGTGGCACTGGGTTTCGCGGCGGCACGGACTTCGACGTTGCGGCTGATTCCCAACATCGTGGTGTTGCCCTACCGAAATCCGTTCGTGGTGGCCAAATCCGGTGCGACGTTGGATCTGCTCTCGGGCGGCCGGTTCACGCTCGCCGTCGGTGTCGGCTATCTCAAGCGGGAATTCTCCGCCCTGGGTGTCTCCTACGACGAACGCGCCGAGCTGTTCGAGGAGGCGCTGCAGGTCATCCGGGCGATCTGGACCACCGACGACATTTCCTACGAGGGAAAGCATTTCAGCGCCCGCGGCATCACGGCGCACCCACGGCCAGTCAGTCAGCCGAACCCACCGATCTGGATCGGCGGCAATACCGCTGCCGCCCGGCAGCGCGTCGTCGACTACGGGGACGGTTGGTGCCCGTTTCCTGCTCCAGCGGGCCTGGCCCGCACGGCCGGAACCGCTTCCATCGACTCGCTGGAAAAGCTCGCCGCGGGCATCGACGATCTGCGCCGCCGCCTGGATGCGGCCGGCAAGGACTCGTCGGCGATCGACATTACGTTCAGCAACTTCGAGGGCGGTTTCCCCGGCAGCGAAAGCTTCAACGCCGACGCCTACCTTGGGGGCCTGGACAAACTGGCCGCGCTCGGCGTCACCTGGGTGCAGGTCCACCTGCCCGGCGACAGCATGGCGCATGTGCTGGACAGCATCGAACAATTCCGTACCCAAGTCATCGACGTGATCTAG
- a CDS encoding alpha/beta hydrolase: MAVREDVTFTVGASGKDRISAWFYRPTSDGPVPVLVMAHGLGAVKTMRLDAYAERFSAAGYACLVFDYRNFGDSEGQPRQLLDIKMQLEDWSAAVAYAHTLPGVDKSRITLWGTSFSGGHVIATAARLPGIAAVVSQCPFTDSVASLRAISPVTVARITARAVRDLIGAHAGKPPVMIPTAAKPGDLGLMTAPDAYPGYLRLVPEGPAGATMRNEVAARFGLKLSTYRPGRSAKQVRCPILFWVCETDSVAPAGPTLRYAAQAPRGEVKTYPEGHFDIYVGEAFERVIADQISFLDKHLRTVT; the protein is encoded by the coding sequence ATGGCCGTACGTGAGGACGTCACCTTCACCGTTGGCGCCTCCGGTAAAGACCGGATCAGCGCCTGGTTCTACCGGCCGACGAGCGATGGCCCAGTCCCCGTGCTGGTGATGGCACACGGCCTGGGCGCCGTGAAAACCATGCGGTTGGACGCCTACGCCGAGAGGTTCAGCGCGGCCGGCTACGCCTGCCTGGTGTTCGACTACCGCAACTTCGGCGACAGCGAAGGGCAGCCGCGCCAGCTGCTCGACATCAAGATGCAGCTCGAGGACTGGTCCGCGGCCGTCGCCTACGCACACACCCTCCCCGGCGTCGACAAGAGCCGAATCACCTTGTGGGGAACGTCTTTTAGCGGAGGCCATGTCATCGCCACGGCGGCGCGGCTGCCTGGCATCGCCGCGGTGGTGTCGCAGTGTCCGTTCACCGACAGCGTCGCTTCCCTGCGCGCGATCAGCCCGGTGACCGTCGCGCGCATCACGGCGCGGGCGGTGCGCGACCTCATCGGGGCTCACGCCGGCAAGCCACCGGTGATGATCCCGACCGCAGCCAAGCCGGGCGACTTGGGGTTGATGACCGCACCGGATGCCTACCCCGGTTACCTGCGATTGGTGCCCGAAGGCCCGGCCGGCGCCACGATGCGCAACGAGGTCGCGGCCCGTTTCGGACTGAAACTCAGCACCTACCGTCCGGGCCGCAGCGCCAAGCAGGTCCGTTGTCCAATCCTGTTCTGGGTGTGCGAGACCGACTCGGTGGCGCCGGCCGGCCCAACGCTGCGATATGCCGCCCAAGCCCCCCGCGGCGAGGTAAAGACCTATCCCGAAGGCCATTTCGACATCTATGTCGGCGAGGCTTTCGAGCGCGTGATCGCCGACCAAATCTCCTTTCTCGACAAGCACCTCCGAACCGTTACCTAA
- a CDS encoding FAD-binding oxidoreductase codes for MLASLATVVGSNHVVTDPDVLAGRSVDYTGRYHGRASALVRPASAEELAAVLRVCRDAGAYVTVQGGRTSLVAGTVPEHDDVLLSTERLSAVGEIDSVERRVTVGAGATLAAVQRAASAAGFVFGVDLSARDTATVGGMASTNAGGLRTVRYGNMAEQVVGLDVALPDGSVLRRHSRVRRDNTGYDLPALFVGAEGTLGVITALDLRLHPVPSHRVTAVCGFADLDALVDAGRVFRDVSSIAALELVDGRAAELSGERPVEGDWLLLVELAADHDQTERLAALLSEVRVCAEPAVGVDSAAQQRLWRVRESLADVLGKYGSPVKFDVSLPLSAIGEFAREAVNLVGAVVPEAMPVLFGHIGEGNLHLNVLRCAPEQEPGLYAAMMDLIAECGGNVSSEHGVGSRKRAYLGMSREAADIAAMRAVKAALDPTGYLNAAVLFE; via the coding sequence ATGCTCGCGAGCCTGGCCACCGTGGTGGGCTCGAACCACGTCGTCACCGATCCCGACGTGCTCGCCGGTCGCAGCGTCGACTACACGGGCCGGTACCACGGCCGAGCCAGCGCCCTGGTGCGGCCGGCGTCGGCCGAAGAGCTCGCCGCGGTCTTGCGGGTGTGCCGGGATGCGGGGGCGTACGTCACCGTCCAGGGCGGCCGCACTTCCCTGGTCGCGGGCACCGTTCCCGAGCATGATGACGTGCTGCTGTCCACCGAAAGGCTAAGCGCTGTAGGCGAAATCGACTCCGTCGAACGCCGCGTGACGGTCGGAGCCGGTGCCACGCTGGCCGCGGTGCAGCGGGCCGCCAGCGCCGCCGGGTTCGTGTTCGGGGTGGACCTCTCCGCGCGCGACACCGCGACGGTGGGTGGCATGGCGTCGACCAACGCCGGAGGTCTGCGCACGGTGCGCTACGGGAACATGGCCGAGCAGGTGGTCGGGTTGGACGTGGCGCTGCCGGACGGGTCGGTGCTGCGCAGGCACAGTCGGGTTCGCCGCGACAACACCGGCTACGACCTACCCGCGTTGTTCGTCGGCGCCGAAGGCACTCTCGGGGTCATCACCGCCCTGGACCTACGGCTACATCCGGTGCCGTCGCACCGGGTGACGGCGGTGTGCGGCTTCGCCGACCTGGATGCGCTCGTTGACGCCGGACGGGTATTCCGCGATGTCTCAAGCATCGCCGCGCTGGAACTGGTGGACGGCCGGGCCGCGGAGTTGAGCGGGGAACGGCCCGTCGAAGGTGACTGGTTGTTGCTGGTGGAATTGGCCGCCGACCACGACCAGACCGAACGACTCGCGGCGTTACTGTCCGAAGTGCGGGTGTGCGCGGAGCCGGCGGTGGGGGTGGATAGCGCTGCGCAACAACGGTTGTGGCGGGTCCGGGAATCGCTGGCCGACGTGTTGGGCAAATATGGGTCGCCAGTGAAGTTCGACGTCTCGTTGCCGTTGTCGGCTATCGGCGAATTCGCTAGGGAAGCAGTCAATTTGGTGGGTGCTGTAGTTCCGGAGGCAATGCCGGTGCTGTTCGGCCACATCGGCGAAGGCAACCTGCACCTCAACGTGCTTCGTTGTGCGCCCGAGCAGGAGCCGGGCTTGTACGCGGCCATGATGGACCTGATCGCCGAGTGCGGCGGCAATGTCAGCTCCGAGCATGGGGTCGGCAGCCGCAAACGCGCCTACCTCGGAATGTCGCGGGAGGCCGCCGACATCGCCGCGATGCGAGCGGTGAAAGCCGCGTTGGACCCGACCGGCTATCTGAATGCTGCCGTGTTGTTCGAGTGA
- a CDS encoding SMP-30/gluconolactonase/LRE family protein — protein sequence MVPTPLTSGFCFGEGPRWFEGLLWFSDMLGEAVHTSDMRGSLTTLPLPGHTPSGLGFRPDGTLLITSAEDRLVLGYDGDTVDLVANLADLAPANLGDMVVDGLGRAYIGVQAFTGGVIIRLDPDKDPDHSATVVATDLDFPNGMVITPDHRRLIVAESMARRLTEFTIGGDGALHDRRVFADGLDGPPDGIALDAEGGVWTAMTLAHQFERIAADGEVTDRIDMGDRVAIACALGGPERRTLFLLSSTDAYPKRLAGTRLSRLDAVTVDIPGAGLP from the coding sequence CTGGTCCCGACACCGCTGACCAGCGGCTTTTGCTTCGGTGAGGGACCGCGCTGGTTCGAGGGACTGCTGTGGTTTTCGGACATGCTGGGCGAGGCGGTGCACACCTCGGACATGCGTGGTTCGCTGACCACCCTGCCGTTGCCCGGCCACACGCCGTCCGGCCTCGGATTCCGGCCCGACGGGACGCTGCTGATCACCTCGGCCGAGGACCGACTGGTGCTGGGCTACGACGGCGACACCGTCGACCTCGTCGCCAACCTGGCAGACCTGGCTCCGGCCAACCTGGGCGACATGGTCGTCGACGGCCTGGGGCGCGCCTACATCGGCGTGCAGGCCTTCACCGGTGGCGTCATCATCCGCCTCGATCCCGACAAAGATCCCGACCACAGCGCCACCGTCGTCGCGACCGACCTCGACTTTCCCAACGGAATGGTCATCACCCCCGACCACCGGAGGCTGATCGTCGCCGAATCGATGGCCCGGCGCCTGACCGAGTTCACCATTGGCGGCGACGGCGCGCTGCACGATCGCCGGGTGTTCGCCGACGGTTTGGACGGGCCACCGGACGGCATTGCCCTGGACGCCGAGGGCGGAGTATGGACGGCCATGACACTGGCGCACCAGTTCGAACGGATCGCCGCCGACGGGGAGGTGACCGACCGCATCGACATGGGCGACCGGGTCGCCATAGCCTGTGCACTCGGTGGGCCCGAGCGCCGCACGTTGTTCCTGCTGTCGAGCACGGATGCCTACCCCAAGCGGTTGGCCGGCACCCGGCTCTCCCGCTTGGACGCGGTGACGGTAGACATTCCCGGCGCCGGACTGCCCTGA
- a CDS encoding TetR/AcrR family transcriptional regulator, translating into MNQAVPVPDVNGVDTPTRQRILAATAEVLGRNGQTKLSLSEVAAQAGVSRPTLYRWFGSKQELLSAFSSYERQVFETGLAEATAGLKGVDRLEAALQFIVDFQYSYSGVRMVDVEPEHVIAQVSRVIPEMRAGLERLLPGPNAAVKAATVIRIAISHYIVRSDDADEFLAQLRHAVGLKNPG; encoded by the coding sequence ATGAACCAGGCAGTCCCAGTGCCGGATGTCAACGGCGTCGACACCCCAACTCGCCAACGAATCCTGGCGGCCACCGCTGAGGTGCTCGGTCGCAACGGACAGACCAAGCTCAGCCTGTCGGAGGTCGCCGCTCAGGCCGGGGTATCGCGCCCCACGCTTTACCGCTGGTTCGGCTCCAAACAGGAGTTGCTGTCCGCTTTTTCAAGCTACGAGCGCCAGGTTTTCGAAACAGGTCTGGCCGAAGCGACCGCGGGACTCAAGGGGGTGGATCGGCTCGAAGCGGCGTTGCAGTTCATCGTCGATTTTCAGTACTCCTACTCGGGGGTGCGCATGGTCGACGTCGAGCCCGAGCACGTCATCGCACAGGTGTCCCGTGTCATTCCGGAAATGCGGGCCGGTCTAGAACGGCTGCTCCCCGGACCCAACGCGGCCGTCAAGGCGGCGACGGTGATCCGAATTGCCATCTCCCACTACATCGTTCGCAGCGACGATGCCGACGAGTTCCTGGCGCAGCTGCGACACGCCGTCGGGCTGAAAAACCCCGGCTGA
- a CDS encoding PE family protein encodes MSYVVAAPELLASAATDVQGIAAAVNAANAAAAARTTGLLAAAEDEVSALAAAFFNAYAQEYQAVVKQAGLFESQFTQALAAASNAYAQAEAANAARVSTALNSINAPIQAFLNGAAAPAAVPGGGGAVALGAPPQSLNLVGNITALIMGGTNNPKPSSGYINDINTRFIQTLFPGAIPKGLFTPEQFWPVTPDLGNMTFTQSITKGMQLLDQAVHTELLANNSVAVFGYSQSASIISNYIESLAAAGFPNPNDLAFVMVASGNNPVGGLLARFPGFYIPFLDVSFNGGTLANTPYETHIYTLQYDGIGHTPQYPLNILSDINAIMGYFFVHGGVTDLTAADLANAVPLPTSPGYAGNTSYYMLLTQDLPLLQPIRNIPFAGPVVADIFQPVLRVMVDLGYSDYGPTGMYADISTPAALLNIPNPLTVGYYLLTGSLLGPYGAAVGLGVDIGLWGPEHFPDVYPWIPSTNPGLNINFGQQQVTLLSLLSGSLGDALHIIPPIDW; translated from the coding sequence ATGTCGTACGTAGTTGCTGCCCCTGAGTTGCTGGCGTCCGCAGCCACCGACGTGCAGGGCATCGCGGCGGCCGTCAACGCGGCCAACGCTGCGGCCGCAGCCCGGACAACCGGCCTGCTGGCAGCGGCCGAAGATGAGGTATCCGCCCTGGCTGCGGCGTTTTTCAACGCCTACGCGCAGGAATACCAGGCGGTGGTCAAACAGGCCGGCCTCTTCGAGAGTCAGTTCACCCAGGCGCTGGCCGCCGCGAGCAACGCCTACGCGCAGGCCGAAGCGGCCAACGCGGCCCGGGTATCGACCGCGCTCAACTCGATCAACGCGCCCATCCAAGCGTTCTTGAACGGCGCCGCGGCCCCCGCGGCGGTCCCCGGTGGCGGTGGCGCCGTCGCCCTTGGCGCCCCGCCGCAAAGCCTGAACCTGGTGGGCAACATAACCGCGCTGATCATGGGCGGCACCAACAACCCGAAGCCGTCCAGCGGGTACATCAACGACATCAACACCCGGTTCATCCAGACGCTGTTCCCGGGCGCCATCCCGAAGGGATTGTTCACGCCCGAACAGTTCTGGCCCGTCACACCGGATCTCGGCAACATGACGTTCACCCAGTCCATCACCAAGGGCATGCAGCTGCTCGATCAGGCGGTCCACACCGAACTGCTCGCCAATAACAGCGTCGCCGTCTTCGGCTACTCGCAGAGCGCCTCGATCATCAGCAACTACATCGAAAGTCTTGCGGCGGCGGGCTTCCCCAACCCGAATGACCTCGCCTTTGTGATGGTGGCCAGCGGCAACAATCCCGTCGGCGGCCTGCTGGCACGCTTCCCGGGCTTCTACATCCCGTTCCTCGACGTTTCGTTCAACGGCGGGACCTTGGCGAACACTCCGTACGAGACGCACATCTACACGCTTCAATACGACGGCATCGGCCACACGCCGCAGTATCCGCTCAACATCCTGTCCGACATCAACGCCATCATGGGTTACTTCTTCGTGCACGGCGGCGTGACGGACCTGACGGCGGCCGACCTGGCCAACGCGGTTCCGCTACCCACGTCCCCGGGCTACGCCGGCAACACGTCGTACTACATGTTGCTGACGCAGGATCTGCCTCTGTTGCAGCCGATCCGCAACATCCCATTCGCCGGCCCGGTCGTCGCCGACATCTTCCAGCCGGTGCTCCGGGTGATGGTCGACCTGGGTTACTCCGACTACGGACCCACCGGCATGTACGCGGACATCTCGACCCCAGCCGCGCTGCTCAACATTCCCAACCCGCTCACGGTGGGCTACTACCTGCTCACCGGGAGCTTGCTGGGGCCCTACGGCGCCGCGGTGGGACTCGGCGTAGATATCGGATTGTGGGGTCCGGAGCACTTCCCGGACGTCTATCCGTGGATCCCCTCGACCAACCCAGGGCTGAACATCAACTTCGGCCAGCAACAGGTGACATTGCTGTCGCTGCTCAGCGGCAGCCTGGGCGACGCTCTGCACATCATCCCGCCCATCGACTGGTGA
- a CDS encoding NAD(P)H-dependent amine dehydrogenase family protein, whose amino-acid sequence MAIRVAHVGTGNVGRLALIELVTNPQFELTGLCVSTKEKVGRDAGEMAGVDVRTGIAAVDDLDAVLATRPECVVYCAMGDTRIPDAMSDIMRILAAGINVVGSSPGLLQYPWGVMPDKYIARVEDAAQKGNSSVFITGVDPGFINDLIPFALTGTCQRVEQVRCMEIADYASYDGAEVMHYMGFGRPLDLPPGEAPMLLQPGVLTFAWGTAIRQLAAGLGIEVDEITQSIQREPAPEDFDIAVGRVPKGTLAGLQFEIRGMVNGHPAIVIEHITRLRPDLRPDWPQPAAGGGSYRVEITGEPSYTVDIVPSSRNGDHNYAAILGAAGRIVNAVPAVVAAPPGIRTTLDLPLIPGKGIFAPTGLVTT is encoded by the coding sequence ATGGCGATTCGCGTCGCCCACGTTGGCACTGGAAATGTCGGTCGGCTGGCCCTGATTGAACTCGTCACCAACCCGCAATTCGAATTGACGGGCCTATGCGTTTCGACGAAGGAAAAGGTGGGCCGCGACGCCGGAGAAATGGCCGGAGTCGACGTGCGCACCGGCATAGCGGCCGTTGACGACCTTGACGCTGTGTTGGCCACGCGGCCGGAATGCGTCGTCTATTGCGCCATGGGCGACACCCGCATACCCGACGCGATGTCCGACATCATGCGCATCTTGGCCGCCGGCATCAACGTGGTGGGATCGTCGCCCGGATTGCTGCAGTACCCGTGGGGCGTCATGCCCGACAAATACATCGCACGCGTGGAAGACGCTGCCCAGAAAGGGAATTCGAGCGTATTCATCACGGGTGTGGACCCGGGGTTCATCAACGACCTGATTCCCTTCGCGCTCACTGGAACCTGCCAGCGCGTCGAGCAGGTGCGCTGCATGGAGATCGCCGACTACGCGTCTTACGACGGCGCCGAGGTCATGCACTACATGGGGTTCGGCCGGCCACTGGATCTGCCGCCAGGCGAGGCCCCCATGCTGCTGCAGCCCGGTGTGTTGACCTTCGCCTGGGGAACGGCGATCCGACAACTGGCCGCCGGGCTCGGCATCGAGGTGGACGAGATCACCCAGTCGATTCAACGGGAACCGGCGCCGGAAGACTTCGACATCGCGGTGGGACGGGTGCCCAAGGGCACGCTGGCCGGCCTGCAGTTCGAAATCCGCGGCATGGTCAACGGACATCCCGCGATCGTCATCGAACACATCACCCGGCTGCGGCCCGACTTGCGCCCCGACTGGCCGCAGCCGGCCGCCGGCGGGGGTTCGTACCGGGTGGAGATCACCGGCGAGCCCTCCTACACCGTCGATATCGTTCCGAGTAGCCGTAATGGTGACCACAACTACGCAGCGATCCTGGGTGCCGCCGGACGGATCGTCAACGCCGTTCCCGCAGTGGTCGCCGCGCCGCCGGGCATCCGGACGACACTCGACCTGCCCCTGATACCGGGCAAAGGGATATTCGCACCAACCGGCTTGGTAACCACCTAA
- a CDS encoding acyl-CoA thioesterase: protein MCAVTTDSEQVQWTVEALLDLFEVRPDGPDRFVADTGLPGQDGRQVVEGTQVVAQAIVAVAQRFQGKSVRSAHAVFSRAVAVGPPIELVLDVVNEGRSTATAVVAAMQNGRRCVSVTILADVPTEDVIRHQLPLPDVKGPAEANVSDMPMIGRELRLVDVVDVNSPDEVGPPELYAWLHYDPVPARDDLAKALVAYFTGHLGISTTMRAHPGIGTSQAHLTVSTAPMTIFVSFHEPVRWDGWLLYTHESTQVGAGMSYVRGTVHTEAGELLASFAQEALIRPLRTTDTSIDARSRF, encoded by the coding sequence CTGTGCGCTGTGACGACAGATTCCGAACAGGTGCAATGGACGGTCGAAGCGCTGCTGGACCTATTCGAAGTGCGGCCCGACGGACCCGATCGATTCGTCGCCGACACCGGGCTCCCGGGCCAGGACGGCCGCCAGGTGGTCGAGGGCACCCAGGTGGTGGCGCAAGCGATTGTGGCTGTGGCGCAACGGTTCCAGGGCAAGTCGGTGCGCTCGGCGCACGCGGTGTTCTCCCGGGCCGTGGCCGTCGGCCCCCCCATCGAACTCGTCCTCGACGTGGTGAACGAGGGCAGGTCGACGGCGACGGCCGTCGTCGCCGCAATGCAGAACGGCCGCCGCTGTGTGAGTGTGACGATCCTTGCCGACGTCCCGACGGAGGACGTGATCCGTCACCAACTGCCGCTTCCCGACGTTAAGGGTCCCGCTGAGGCCAACGTCTCGGACATGCCGATGATCGGGCGGGAATTGCGGCTCGTCGATGTGGTCGACGTCAACAGCCCCGACGAAGTCGGGCCTCCCGAGCTGTACGCGTGGCTGCACTACGACCCCGTGCCGGCGCGGGACGACCTGGCCAAGGCGCTCGTCGCGTACTTCACCGGTCACCTCGGGATCTCGACCACGATGCGCGCGCATCCGGGGATCGGCACCAGTCAGGCGCACCTCACCGTGTCCACGGCGCCGATGACGATCTTTGTGTCCTTCCACGAGCCGGTGCGCTGGGACGGGTGGCTGCTCTACACCCATGAGAGCACCCAAGTCGGCGCGGGAATGTCCTATGTCCGCGGCACCGTGCACACCGAAGCCGGTGAGCTGCTGGCGTCCTTTGCCCAGGAAGCGTTGATTCGACCGCTACGCACCACCGACACGTCCATCGACGCGCGTTCGCGGTTCTAG
- a CDS encoding glucose 1-dehydrogenase translates to MGRVDGKVALISGGARGMGAEDARLLVQEGAKVVIGDVRDDEGGALAAELGDSARYVHLDVTQLEQWEAAVATAVGEFGKLNVLVNNAGIVAAGPLREFRMDKWQQVIDVNLTGTFLGMRAAVDPMTEAGGGSIINVSSIEGIRGAPLVHPYVASKWGVRGITKSAALELAPLNIRVNSLHPGFIRTPMTAHLPEDMVTIPLGRAADAREVATFVVFLASDEASYATGSEFIVDGGLVTDVNHKDFSAG, encoded by the coding sequence ATGGGACGGGTAGACGGCAAGGTTGCACTCATCAGCGGCGGTGCGCGGGGCATGGGTGCCGAAGACGCGCGGCTGCTGGTGCAGGAGGGCGCCAAGGTGGTGATTGGCGACGTGCGTGACGACGAGGGCGGCGCCCTGGCCGCAGAGCTAGGCGACTCGGCCCGCTACGTCCACCTTGACGTCACCCAACTCGAGCAGTGGGAAGCGGCGGTTGCGACGGCCGTCGGGGAATTTGGCAAGCTCAATGTGCTGGTCAACAACGCCGGGATCGTCGCGGCGGGTCCCTTGCGTGAGTTCCGAATGGACAAGTGGCAGCAGGTGATTGACGTCAACCTGACCGGCACCTTTCTGGGTATGCGGGCGGCCGTCGACCCGATGACGGAGGCCGGCGGTGGGTCGATCATCAACGTGTCCTCGATCGAGGGGATCCGCGGCGCGCCGCTGGTGCACCCCTATGTCGCGTCCAAGTGGGGGGTGCGTGGCATCACCAAGTCGGCGGCGCTGGAACTCGCGCCGTTGAACATCCGGGTGAACTCGCTGCACCCGGGGTTCATCCGCACGCCGATGACCGCCCACCTGCCCGAGGACATGGTCACCATCCCGCTCGGGCGCGCCGCCGACGCACGCGAAGTCGCGACCTTCGTGGTGTTCCTCGCCAGCGACGAGGCGTCCTACGCAACGGGCAGTGAGTTCATCGTCGACGGCGGTCTGGTAACGGACGTGAACCACAAAGACTTCAGCGCCGGATAA